A genomic window from Dermacentor silvarum isolate Dsil-2018 chromosome 9, BIME_Dsil_1.4, whole genome shotgun sequence includes:
- the LOC119463827 gene encoding serine proteinase stubble, which produces MVHLELTVPDGSEYGCGGTIITKLHVLTAAHCLHINGAEVTSIDVVYGHVERLRGKRVKALKKLGHPYYNVLSHENDIAVIKVERPFPFGKYVRPVCVLLEPVDITNTEALVAGWGRLAESGERTKYLHYTSLRLLPHDVCKSVYFSNYNHDVNYCAYKKDTDTCQGDSGGPLKIKTTTGIYVQVGIISHGIGCAQEGVPGVYTRVDAFASWLTEAVASDEGYEEFPNAPLRQPVQYQAHELPRLSRSE; this is translated from the exons GTTCATCTAGAGTTGACTGTTCCCGATGGAAGTGAGTACGGATGTGGAGGAACCATTATAACGAAGCTCCACGTGCTCACCGCGGCGCACTGTCTGCACAT CAACGGCGCTGAAGTAACCAGCATCGATGTGGTCTATGGACACGTTGAACGGCTCCGGGGCAAAAGGGTGAAAGCCCTGAAGAAGCTAGGGCACCCCTACTACAACGTTTTGTCACACGAAAATGACATCGCCGTTATAAAG GTGGAACGACCATTCCCGTTTGGGAAATATGTAAGGCCTGTATGCGTTCTCTTGGAACCTGTGGACATCACCAACACTGAAGCTTTGGTCGCTGGGTGGGGACGTCTCGCAGAAA GTGGGGAGAGAACGAAATACCTCCATTACACGTCACTGAGACTTCTGCCGCACGACGTATGCAAGAGTGTGTACTTCTCAAACTACAACCACGATGTGAACTACTGCGCGTACAAGAAAGACACGGACACCTGCCAG GGTGACTCCGGTGGACCACTTAAAATCAAAACCACTACTGGTATATACGTGCAAGTTGGAATAATCTCTCATGGGATTGGCTGTGCTCAAGAAGGCGTGCCTGGGGTGTACACACGGGTGGATGCATTTGCTTCATGGCTGACCGAGGCTGTGGCGTCCGACGAAGGCTACGAGGAATTTCCCAACGCACCTCTGCGGCAGCCCGTGCAATACCAAGCGCACGAACTGCCTCGACTCTCTCGTTCTGAGTAA